One Candidatus Zixiibacteriota bacterium genomic region harbors:
- the bamD gene encoding outer membrane protein assembly factor BamD yields the protein MRIPKLAGLILLIGMIFGCGSPGIKTADNAQEQFQLAKREFDKKHYLKAIEGFQKVIFNFPGATVVDTAQYYLAQSYFQNEDYALAAVEFNRLISNYPKSDFVDDAQYMAGVCYFKSTPGHYALDQEDLKKAISAMEDFIVDNPDSPLLESAREVILKAQTRLAHKEYENGMLYWKMSDLVAAEIYFQLVVDEYTSTPYGSLALFKLGEVNYRLQRLATALEKFNSFLSIYPTHELVPEAKEYIARITPQLDSANVADGSK from the coding sequence TTGAGAATACCTAAATTAGCCGGGCTAATTCTTTTGATAGGCATGATTTTCGGATGCGGCAGTCCCGGGATAAAAACAGCCGACAATGCTCAGGAGCAATTCCAATTAGCCAAGAGAGAATTTGACAAGAAACATTACTTGAAAGCGATTGAAGGGTTCCAGAAGGTAATATTTAATTTTCCCGGCGCTACGGTGGTCGATACCGCTCAGTATTACTTAGCCCAATCCTACTTTCAGAATGAAGACTATGCCCTGGCGGCGGTGGAATTTAACCGTCTGATCAGCAATTACCCCAAATCGGATTTTGTTGATGACGCCCAGTATATGGCCGGTGTCTGCTATTTCAAGAGCACCCCGGGTCATTACGCTTTGGACCAGGAAGACCTTAAGAAAGCGATTTCGGCGATGGAAGATTTTATAGTTGACAACCCCGATTCCCCGCTTCTTGAGTCGGCGCGGGAAGTGATACTAAAGGCGCAAACCAGACTGGCGCACAAAGAATATGAGAACGGCATGCTTTACTGGAAAATGTCGGACTTGGTTGCCGCCGAAATCTATTTTCAATTGGTGGTTGACGAATATACCTCGACCCCTTACGGAAGTCTGGCTCTGTTCAAACTGGGAGAAGTGAACTATCGCCTGCAACGGCTCGCGACGGCACTGGAGAAGTTCAACAGCTTCCTGTCGATATACCCCACCCATGAACTGGTTCCGGAGGCGAAAGAATATATCGCCAGAATAACTCCGCAATTGGATAGCGCAAATGTTGCGGACGGCTCCAAATAG
- a CDS encoding HU family DNA-binding protein, with protein MTKEEMIAKIAKDAKISKRQAATALSSFFENVAGDLKRGKRVSFVGFGTFTVARRKARVGRNPQTGAKINIPAMKVPHFRAGKALKEAVRK; from the coding sequence ATGACCAAAGAGGAAATGATTGCCAAGATTGCCAAGGACGCTAAGATCAGCAAGCGTCAGGCAGCGACTGCCCTCAGCAGCTTCTTTGAGAATGTTGCGGGTGACCTCAAGAGAGGGAAACGGGTCAGTTTCGTAGGTTTTGGGACTTTTACGGTGGCGCGCCGCAAAGCCCGTGTCGGACGGAATCCGCAGACCGGCGCCAAGATTAATATTCCGGCAATGAAAGTTCCCCATTTCCGCGCCGGGAAAGCCTTAAAAGAGGCCGTGAGAAAGTAG
- a CDS encoding lytic transglycosylase domain-containing protein, translating into MIKYEKLGIFLSKPIALLFVLVYLFQSAFIIYLVQDKFDLQRQIDFQQKRISELEEKLRILQVIEDFQIGFTDDEKKELVEVISSECNKYDYDPMFLVALILTESSFRRNQVSEKGARGLMQIRPLTGQSLADKIGIDWEGDRTLHHPELNIRMGSLHLFELILKFKDVRKALISYNLGETALRDRMRLNQPLPKSYLNKVMKNYEMLKERYKT; encoded by the coding sequence ATGATTAAGTACGAAAAGCTCGGTATCTTTCTATCGAAGCCGATAGCTCTGCTGTTTGTGCTGGTTTATCTCTTCCAGTCGGCGTTTATCATCTATCTGGTGCAGGACAAGTTTGACCTGCAGCGTCAGATTGACTTTCAGCAAAAGCGAATTTCGGAGCTGGAGGAGAAGCTTCGGATATTGCAGGTCATCGAGGATTTTCAGATCGGATTTACCGATGACGAGAAGAAGGAATTAGTCGAGGTGATATCGTCGGAATGCAACAAGTACGACTATGACCCGATGTTTCTGGTTGCCCTGATACTGACGGAATCGTCATTTCGCCGCAACCAGGTTTCCGAAAAAGGGGCGCGGGGACTAATGCAGATTCGTCCCCTAACCGGGCAGAGCCTTGCCGACAAAATCGGCATTGACTGGGAGGGCGACCGAACCCTGCATCACCCCGAACTGAATATCCGCATGGGGTCACTGCATCTGTTCGAGTTGATTTTGAAGTTTAAGGATGTTCGAAAGGCGTTGATATCATATAATCTGGGAGAGACGGCACTGCGCGACCGAATGCGCCTGAACCAGCCGCTTCCTAAATCGTACCTCAACAAAGTGATGAAAAACTACGAGATGCTAAAGGAGCGATACAAGACTTGA
- a CDS encoding DNA translocase FtsK — protein sequence MASSKNKNRADRRKRSILGILLVLLAFLILASLATHTATDDDTLLAEGNPFQSNFQNSVGTAGAYSSYLLFFFFGWLAFFLPLILIYVSLMLFSFDWRRKARPALWCSLIISILATMVANVTMLGGSATQYDFTDTSGGYIFHYLTRFLMQATGGVGSFILLSAGILITAVVLAYSYLSESSRMGFLKALNPLRLIKWAAIKAYELLKSIFRAMKPRKKEKKKKVRLEKDREQELILPAEGEIDADDIPDSEREETAAEGKKARQKITLKQKPARIGQEVGDYKFPGLELLNDNPDEGVLVDPEELAMTARALKETLETFGVTIDGNIDKYPGPVITRFEFKPAAGVKVHQITNLSDDLALALRAKRIRIIAPIPGKAAVGVEIPNHKARTVFLKEIINSDIYTDGRIRLPLALGKTISGKPFVADLARMPHLLIAGATGSGKSVCINALITSLLYRLHPKQLKFIFIDPKMLELSVYSGLPFLARPVVTNPKRAEKVLADAVAEMEGRYKKLAGQSVRNIEDYNARQKDPEEKMPYIVIIVDELADMMIASASSRIEMLITRLAQMARAVGIHLVLATQRPSVDVITGLIKANFSARIAFQVASKIDSRTILDGNGAEKLLGNGDMLFLQPGQPEPVRIHGGFISSEETDRIVKFINAQFPTAEKVEGEKPEETSADSDEDDVDLDDPLFLEAAETVIRHKQGSVSLLQRKLGIGYQRAARLIDKLEEAGVVSAYDGSKAREVLVDRTYLERLSSSRSLTDKN from the coding sequence ATGGCGTCATCTAAGAATAAAAACAGAGCCGACAGACGGAAAAGGAGCATTCTTGGAATTCTGCTGGTGTTGCTGGCATTTCTAATACTGGCATCGCTGGCAACTCATACCGCCACCGATGATGACACCCTCCTTGCGGAAGGGAATCCTTTCCAGAGCAATTTTCAGAACAGCGTTGGCACCGCGGGGGCATATTCCTCTTACCTCCTTTTCTTTTTCTTTGGCTGGCTGGCTTTCTTCCTCCCATTGATTCTGATTTATGTTTCTCTAATGCTGTTTTCTTTCGACTGGCGCCGCAAAGCTCGGCCGGCCCTCTGGTGCAGCCTTATTATTTCCATCCTGGCGACCATGGTCGCCAATGTCACTATGCTCGGCGGCAGCGCGACTCAATATGATTTCACCGATACAAGTGGCGGTTACATTTTTCACTACCTGACCCGCTTTCTAATGCAGGCGACCGGCGGTGTCGGCTCATTTATTTTATTGAGCGCCGGAATTCTGATTACCGCTGTCGTCCTGGCATATTCCTATCTGAGCGAGTCATCCCGGATGGGCTTTTTGAAAGCCTTAAATCCTCTTCGTCTAATAAAATGGGCAGCCATTAAGGCTTATGAGTTGCTGAAAAGCATCTTTCGGGCGATGAAACCCAGGAAAAAAGAAAAAAAGAAAAAGGTTAGATTGGAGAAAGATAGAGAGCAGGAACTGATATTGCCCGCTGAAGGAGAAATCGACGCTGACGATATCCCCGATTCGGAACGAGAGGAAACTGCTGCAGAAGGCAAGAAGGCGCGGCAGAAGATTACCCTCAAGCAAAAACCGGCCAGAATTGGACAGGAAGTGGGTGATTACAAATTCCCCGGATTGGAACTTCTGAATGACAATCCGGATGAAGGGGTATTGGTTGACCCTGAAGAGCTGGCTATGACAGCGCGGGCGTTGAAAGAAACGCTGGAAACATTTGGCGTGACAATAGACGGCAATATTGACAAATATCCCGGTCCGGTCATCACACGATTTGAATTCAAGCCTGCCGCGGGAGTAAAAGTTCATCAGATAACCAATCTTTCCGATGACCTGGCTCTGGCGCTTCGGGCGAAACGAATCAGAATTATTGCCCCGATACCGGGAAAGGCGGCGGTTGGGGTCGAAATACCAAATCACAAAGCGCGGACGGTGTTTCTCAAGGAAATCATAAATTCGGATATCTATACCGACGGGCGAATAAGACTGCCGCTGGCGCTTGGCAAAACCATATCCGGCAAACCGTTTGTGGCGGACTTAGCCAGGATGCCGCATTTGCTGATAGCGGGGGCCACCGGCTCCGGCAAATCAGTCTGCATTAATGCGCTCATCACTTCGCTTCTATACAGATTACATCCGAAGCAGTTAAAATTTATATTTATCGACCCCAAAATGCTGGAGTTGTCGGTCTATTCCGGGCTTCCATTTCTGGCGCGGCCCGTGGTAACAAATCCCAAGCGGGCGGAAAAAGTCCTGGCAGATGCGGTGGCGGAGATGGAGGGTCGTTATAAGAAGTTGGCGGGGCAGTCGGTCCGAAACATTGAGGATTATAACGCCCGTCAAAAGGACCCCGAAGAAAAGATGCCGTACATCGTGATAATAGTCGATGAGCTGGCTGATATGATGATTGCCTCGGCCTCATCGCGTATAGAAATGCTTATTACCCGTCTGGCGCAGATGGCGCGGGCGGTCGGGATTCATCTGGTATTAGCCACTCAGCGACCGTCGGTCGATGTCATCACCGGCCTGATTAAAGCCAATTTCTCCGCCCGAATTGCCTTTCAGGTGGCATCCAAGATTGATTCGCGAACGATTCTTGACGGCAACGGAGCCGAGAAACTTCTGGGAAACGGCGATATGCTGTTTCTGCAGCCGGGACAACCGGAGCCGGTGCGGATTCATGGCGGGTTCATATCGAGCGAAGAGACCGACCGGATAGTAAAATTCATAAATGCCCAGTTCCCGACGGCAGAAAAAGTCGAAGGAGAAAAGCCGGAAGAGACCTCGGCCGACAGTGACGAAGATGATGTTGACCTCGATGACCCGCTCTTTTTGGAAGCAGCGGAGACGGTGATTCGTCATAAGCAGGGCTCAGTTTCTCTTTTGCAGAGAAAACTCGGAATCGGGTATCAGCGGGCAGCGCGGCTGATAGACAAACTGGAAGAAGCCGGGGTAGTCTCGGCTTATGACGGCAGCAAAGCCCGGGAAGTGCTGGTGGACCGCACCTATCTGGAGAGGCTCTCCTCATCCCGGTCCCTGACTGACAAAAACTAA
- the nadD gene encoding nicotinate (nicotinamide) nucleotide adenylyltransferase, whose amino-acid sequence MLRTAPNSGSRWGLLGGLFDPIHYGHLILAQAAYNHFKFDGLILHPSFNPPHRAQPPVASFEDRCLMTRLALEGHEVFQSSDFEKELKSPGYTIAIIDYLNLKFPGVQWHLILGADNITQFDRWHKPEELVKRVKIVVGNRPGYDDQFAASPWAKYFERFPMPQVEISSTMIRQMVKDKRSIQYLVPEEVRRLVLSRGLYQ is encoded by the coding sequence ATGTTGCGGACGGCTCCAAATAGCGGCTCTCGCTGGGGTCTTTTGGGGGGGCTGTTTGACCCGATTCATTACGGACATCTTATCCTGGCTCAGGCGGCGTATAATCACTTTAAGTTTGACGGATTGATATTGCATCCCAGCTTCAATCCGCCGCATCGCGCCCAGCCGCCGGTGGCATCCTTTGAAGACCGCTGTCTAATGACTCGTCTTGCTCTCGAGGGGCATGAAGTTTTCCAGTCTTCCGATTTTGAAAAGGAACTTAAGAGCCCCGGATATACCATTGCCATAATTGACTACCTGAATCTCAAATTTCCGGGGGTGCAATGGCATCTGATTCTGGGAGCGGACAATATCACCCAGTTTGACCGCTGGCATAAACCGGAAGAACTGGTGAAGCGGGTGAAGATTGTGGTTGGCAATCGCCCCGGATATGATGACCAGTTTGCCGCATCCCCCTGGGCGAAATACTTTGAGAGATTTCCCATGCCGCAGGTGGAGATTTCCTCGACTATGATTCGCCAGATGGTCAAGGATAAGAGGTCTATTCAGTATCTCGTGCCGGAGGAAGTGCGACGGCTGGTGCTCAGCCGGGGTCTGTATCAATGA
- the rimO gene encoding 30S ribosomal protein S12 methylthiotransferase RimO, whose product MKFYIKKLGCPKNDVDGDYIAGRLVQQGHELVPSEELADAVIVNTCGFILPAKEESIAAILGYEKLKKSRRISRLYITGCLSQRYGDELQKELSHVDGIFGLGQLDKLAEAFSNGANGDSVPVSTPSKSLRYIAGKERFTDKAIPYEYVKISDGCDRFCSFCAIPLIRGRHRSRPIQEIVEEARFLAESGKKELILVSQEGNAYGRDSTDGTSILTLLDKLEEIAGLAWIRLMYLHPEAVTDALIARLSQSDKTLGYFDMPLQHISDSILKSMNRRVTRKQIETILAKIRSHSKQNIIRTTFITGLPGETEKEYEELKNFIVEFEFDRLGVFKYSLEEGTRAARMKGQVPEELKEERVDELMTLQQEIAFRKNIALIGGIQEVIIDSVSDNSPAVGRTRGDCPDIDQQVYVSGDDVKVGDILRVRINMVDGYDLIGSVAR is encoded by the coding sequence ATGAAATTCTACATTAAGAAACTGGGGTGTCCGAAAAACGATGTTGACGGCGATTATATTGCCGGAAGACTGGTTCAGCAGGGACATGAGTTAGTCCCCTCCGAAGAACTTGCCGATGCGGTGATTGTCAATACTTGCGGCTTCATCCTTCCCGCAAAGGAGGAGTCAATCGCCGCCATTCTCGGATATGAGAAATTGAAGAAAAGCCGCCGCATCTCGCGTTTGTACATAACCGGTTGCCTTTCTCAGCGGTACGGGGACGAGCTGCAAAAAGAGCTGTCGCATGTTGACGGCATCTTCGGCCTGGGGCAGCTGGATAAACTGGCGGAGGCCTTCTCCAATGGCGCGAATGGAGACTCAGTTCCAGTCAGCACTCCGTCCAAATCCCTTCGTTATATTGCAGGCAAAGAAAGATTCACCGACAAGGCTATCCCGTATGAGTACGTTAAAATCTCAGATGGCTGCGACCGTTTTTGCAGTTTTTGCGCCATTCCACTAATCCGAGGAAGACATCGCAGCCGACCGATTCAGGAGATAGTGGAAGAAGCGCGCTTTCTGGCAGAGTCCGGAAAAAAGGAGCTCATTCTGGTCTCGCAGGAAGGGAATGCATACGGACGAGATTCTACGGATGGTACAAGCATTTTGACCCTCCTGGACAAACTTGAAGAAATCGCCGGTCTCGCCTGGATACGCCTGATGTATCTTCATCCGGAGGCAGTCACCGATGCCTTGATTGCCCGTCTTTCCCAATCGGATAAAACTCTTGGCTATTTTGATATGCCCTTGCAGCATATAAGTGATTCCATTCTCAAGAGCATGAACCGTCGGGTTACCAGAAAGCAGATTGAGACTATCCTTGCCAAAATTCGGTCGCATTCAAAACAGAATATAATCCGCACCACGTTTATCACCGGGCTTCCGGGCGAGACTGAAAAAGAATATGAAGAGCTTAAGAATTTCATAGTCGAATTTGAATTTGACCGCCTGGGAGTCTTTAAGTATTCGCTCGAGGAGGGGACACGGGCGGCGCGGATGAAGGGACAGGTGCCGGAAGAGTTGAAAGAAGAGCGTGTGGACGAACTTATGACCCTGCAGCAGGAGATAGCCTTCAGGAAAAATATTGCCTTGATTGGCGGCATTCAAGAGGTTATCATAGATAGCGTGAGTGACAATTCGCCGGCCGTGGGACGCACTCGCGGCGACTGCCCCGATATTGACCAGCAGGTTTATGTTTCGGGCGATGATGTGAAGGTCGGCGATATCTTGAGAGTGCGGATAAATATGGTCGACGGTTACGACCTGATCGGTTCGGTCGCGCGGTGA